A window from Planococcus maritimus encodes these proteins:
- the guaA gene encoding glutamine-hydrolyzing GMP synthase yields MLKEQKKIVVLDFGSQYNQLITRRIREIGVYSELHPHTITATEIKEMNATGIIFSGGPNSVYDENAFSIDPEIFEMGLPILGICYGMQLMALRMEGKVEKASNREYGKAELTLTKESSIFKDVPEEQIVWMSHGDLVTAAPPGFDVIATSPGCPVAAMANEERKLYGVQYHPEVRHSVYGNEMLRQFVFDVCGMKDEWSMENYIELEIAKIRDQVGDKKVLCALSGGVDSSVVAVLIHKAIGDQLTCMFVDHGLLRKGEAESVMKTFADGFHMNVIKIDARERFMKKLEGVSDPEQKRKIIGNEFIYVFDDEAEKLKGMDFLAQGTLYTDIIESGTTTAQTIKSHHNVGGLPEDMQFELIEPLNTLFKDEVRALGTELGMPDEIVWRQPFPGPGLGIRIMGAVTKEKLEIVRESDWILRDEIKKAGLDRDVWQYFTVLPDIRSVGVMGDARTYDYAIGIRAVTSIDGMTSDWARIPWDVLEKISVRLVNEVDHINRVLYDITSKPPATIEWE; encoded by the coding sequence ATGTTGAAAGAACAGAAAAAAATCGTCGTCTTGGATTTCGGCAGCCAGTATAACCAATTGATCACGCGCCGCATCCGGGAAATCGGAGTGTACAGCGAACTCCATCCGCATACAATCACTGCGACCGAAATCAAAGAAATGAACGCGACAGGAATCATCTTCTCCGGTGGACCAAACTCCGTTTATGATGAAAATGCATTTTCTATCGACCCTGAAATTTTCGAAATGGGATTGCCAATCCTTGGCATTTGCTACGGCATGCAATTGATGGCGCTTCGTATGGAAGGCAAGGTCGAGAAAGCTTCTAATCGTGAATACGGAAAAGCTGAACTGACTTTGACAAAAGAAAGTTCCATTTTCAAAGATGTACCTGAAGAACAAATCGTCTGGATGAGCCACGGTGACCTCGTGACAGCAGCACCTCCTGGATTTGATGTCATTGCGACAAGCCCAGGATGCCCGGTTGCGGCAATGGCCAACGAAGAACGCAAACTTTACGGAGTTCAGTACCATCCGGAAGTCCGCCACTCTGTTTACGGCAATGAAATGCTGCGCCAGTTTGTCTTCGATGTCTGCGGCATGAAAGACGAGTGGTCAATGGAAAACTACATTGAATTAGAAATTGCCAAAATTCGCGATCAAGTGGGCGACAAAAAAGTCCTTTGCGCACTCAGTGGCGGCGTAGACTCTTCAGTTGTAGCTGTGTTGATCCATAAAGCAATCGGTGATCAATTGACGTGCATGTTTGTAGACCACGGCTTGCTCCGTAAAGGGGAAGCGGAAAGTGTCATGAAAACCTTCGCGGATGGGTTCCATATGAACGTCATCAAAATTGATGCCCGCGAACGCTTCATGAAGAAACTTGAAGGCGTCAGCGATCCTGAACAAAAACGCAAAATCATCGGCAACGAATTCATCTATGTATTCGATGATGAAGCAGAGAAACTAAAAGGCATGGATTTCCTTGCCCAAGGCACTCTCTATACCGATATTATCGAAAGCGGCACAACGACTGCCCAAACGATCAAATCCCACCACAATGTGGGCGGATTGCCTGAAGACATGCAATTCGAATTGATTGAACCGCTTAACACTTTGTTCAAAGACGAAGTGCGTGCACTCGGCACGGAGCTTGGCATGCCGGATGAAATCGTTTGGCGCCAGCCATTCCCAGGCCCAGGCCTCGGAATTCGAATCATGGGAGCGGTCACGAAAGAAAAGCTTGAAATCGTCCGCGAATCGGATTGGATTTTGCGTGACGAAATCAAGAAAGCCGGCCTTGACCGTGATGTTTGGCAATACTTCACGGTGCTGCCGGACATCCGCAGCGTCGGCGTTATGGGCGATGCCCGCACATATGACTACGCAATCGGCATCCGTGCAGTTACATCAATCGACGGCATGACATCTGACTGGGCAAGAATCCCATGGGATGTGCTCGAGAAAATCAGTGTCCGCCTCGTTAACGAAGTAGATCACATCAACCGCGTATTATACGATATTACGAGTAAGCCACCTGCAACTATCGAGTGGGAATAG
- a CDS encoding transglutaminase TgpA family protein, whose amino-acid sequence MTSIRKNKVFMGLLYILVFLLLSEWLRPVIELTETGHHRLFLAFVAIGLIMAFFDIPWWVTAPVKVIYILWFIVYVYTGNLFFTAESLAFVMEQASISLSALFSQDWQATTDAFRTVLFFALLWMAIYLIHYWVSFRLSIFLFYLLTVVFIAVLDTFSPYSGDAAIVRIMVIGLLLAGLLHLARWMEHHAATAKTDKLLVFSIPLLMLLVASTAFAFYLPKAEPIWPDPVPYITSYSGQGGVGQGGVGRIGYGVDDSQLGGSFVSDDTTVFRAEVEEGQYWKVEVKDVYTTKGWEFSDEDAQEQLYQNGDEVETDFPPQGEDRTSALVDMQLPFPFVLYPYGTASFLMEETLDYRYDPVQQRFDTLQENTAFEPDVYEVFYSEPSFSLTALRETDVEQLDGLPTEYDRYLQLPDELPDRVGELAQEIAAGSDTVYAQAQAVERYFGTNGFEYSQSDIAIPEGDEDYVDQFLFETQRGYCDNFSTSMVVMLRSLDIPARWVKGFNEGEVIDTVDGYDVYEVTNNNAHSWVEAYMPGVGWMMFEPTIGFTGSSSVDFDLEIDASDPEEEMPDRPEPEPETQPDQTDSNAATNAGPTTGERFLAFVAEQAGKLIAATIALLLLALLLFSIRKKWMPKVLIPYYRRKQADAETFEKAYLRLLKQLELYGIKRAPGQTLRSYAEYVDSFFGTKEMTALTAAYEKSIYGGDPHSVDWPKLKESWENLINRTSG is encoded by the coding sequence ATGACTTCGATCAGAAAAAACAAAGTATTTATGGGGTTATTGTACATATTGGTTTTTTTGCTGCTGTCGGAATGGCTACGCCCAGTTATCGAATTAACTGAAACTGGCCATCACAGACTGTTTTTAGCTTTTGTAGCTATAGGTCTCATAATGGCGTTTTTCGATATCCCGTGGTGGGTCACCGCTCCGGTGAAAGTGATTTATATTTTATGGTTTATCGTCTATGTATATACCGGAAATCTGTTTTTTACGGCGGAAAGCCTAGCTTTTGTTATGGAACAGGCCAGTATCAGTTTATCGGCCCTGTTCAGTCAGGATTGGCAAGCAACAACTGATGCGTTCCGCACAGTCCTGTTTTTTGCACTATTGTGGATGGCTATTTACCTGATCCACTATTGGGTTAGTTTCCGCCTGAGTATTTTCCTATTCTATCTATTGACGGTTGTGTTTATCGCGGTATTGGATACATTTAGCCCTTATTCAGGGGATGCAGCTATCGTTCGTATTATGGTAATTGGCCTGCTATTGGCCGGGTTATTGCACTTGGCCAGGTGGATGGAGCATCACGCGGCAACTGCGAAGACCGATAAACTATTGGTCTTTTCAATTCCGTTATTGATGTTATTGGTCGCTTCAACGGCCTTTGCCTTTTACTTGCCAAAGGCCGAACCAATTTGGCCGGACCCTGTTCCATATATCACTTCCTATTCGGGGCAGGGCGGTGTCGGGCAAGGCGGCGTTGGTCGCATCGGCTATGGCGTCGATGATTCACAGCTCGGTGGCTCTTTTGTTTCCGATGATACGACTGTTTTCAGGGCAGAAGTCGAAGAAGGCCAATATTGGAAAGTTGAAGTGAAAGATGTTTACACAACAAAAGGCTGGGAGTTTTCGGACGAAGATGCACAAGAGCAGCTTTACCAAAACGGTGATGAAGTAGAGACGGATTTCCCGCCGCAAGGAGAAGACCGTACTTCAGCTCTTGTCGATATGCAATTGCCATTTCCATTTGTTCTCTATCCTTATGGTACCGCCTCTTTCTTAATGGAAGAGACATTGGATTATCGCTACGATCCCGTTCAACAACGCTTCGACACTTTACAGGAAAATACAGCGTTTGAACCCGATGTCTATGAAGTGTTTTACAGCGAACCTTCTTTCAGTTTGACCGCATTGCGTGAAACCGATGTTGAACAACTTGACGGCTTGCCAACGGAATATGATCGCTACCTGCAACTACCTGATGAATTGCCTGACCGGGTTGGGGAACTGGCACAAGAAATCGCTGCCGGTTCCGATACGGTCTATGCTCAGGCGCAAGCGGTGGAACGCTATTTTGGCACCAATGGTTTTGAATATAGCCAAAGTGACATTGCCATTCCTGAGGGAGACGAAGATTATGTCGACCAATTCCTCTTTGAGACGCAGCGGGGGTATTGTGATAATTTCTCTACATCGATGGTCGTTATGTTGCGTTCTTTGGATATTCCTGCGCGTTGGGTAAAAGGCTTCAATGAAGGAGAAGTCATTGATACAGTGGATGGCTACGACGTCTATGAAGTTACGAACAATAACGCACATTCTTGGGTGGAAGCCTATATGCCAGGAGTAGGCTGGATGATGTTCGAACCAACCATCGGCTTTACTGGCTCGTCTTCCGTTGATTTCGATTTGGAAATCGATGCTTCAGATCCGGAAGAAGAAATGCCGGACCGCCCGGAACCGGAACCCGAAACTCAGCCTGATCAGACGGATAGCAACGCTGCCACGAATGCTGGGCCTACAACAGGTGAGCGATTCCTGGCATTTGTAGCCGAACAGGCTGGAAAGCTAATCGCAGCAACTATCGCATTGCTTTTGTTGGCTCTCCTATTATTCTCGATCCGCAAAAAATGGATGCCCAAAGTATTAATTCCGTATTACCGCCGAAAACAAGCAGATGCAGAAACTTTTGAAAAAGCCTATTTGCGGCTGTTGAAGCAATTGGAACTATATGGGATTAAACGTGCGCCAGGCCAAACGCTGCGTTCTTATGCTGAATACGTCGATTCGTTTTTTGGCACGAAAGAAATGACAGCATTAACGGCAGCGTATGAGAAATCCATTTACGGCGGTGACCCTCATTCAGTCGATTGGCCGAAGCTGAAGGAAAGTTGGGAAAATTTAATCAATCGGACAAGCGGTTGA
- a CDS encoding nicotinate phosphoribosyltransferase, protein METRYADDSLALHTDLYQINMAETYWADGMHERKAVFELFFRKLPFGNGYATFAGLERVLDYLKNFHFSESDIAYLRDELGYREDFLDYLKQVRFTGDVYSVVEGELVFQNEPLIRVEAPLLEAQLVETALLNIVNYQTLIATKASRIKQVVGTERVMEFGTRRAQEMDAAIWGTRAAYIGGLEATSNTRAAKLFGIPAAGTHAHSMIQAYKDEYEAFHAYAKRHRECVFLVDTYDTLKSGLPIAIQVAKELGDKINFRGIRLDSGDIAFLSKEARKMLDDAGFPDTEVVVSNDLDEYTILNLKAQGARVDAWGIGTKLITAYDQPALGAVYKLVSIENSVGEMEDTIKISGNAEKVTTPGLKNVYRIIDRENGKSEGDYITLHDEDPASEERLKMFHPVHTFVSKFITNFDAVNIHQQVIKSGEVIYTNPSLQEIQQYAVGTLDLLWDEYKRSLNPEEYPVDLSEKCWNNKMRNIQEVRESVQEFMNK, encoded by the coding sequence GTGGAAACGCGTTATGCAGATGATAGCTTGGCATTACATACCGATTTATACCAAATCAATATGGCGGAAACTTATTGGGCGGATGGAATGCACGAACGGAAAGCGGTGTTTGAATTATTTTTCCGGAAATTGCCATTCGGTAATGGTTATGCCACATTTGCGGGGCTTGAGCGGGTACTAGATTATTTAAAAAACTTCCATTTTTCGGAAAGTGACATTGCTTATTTGCGCGATGAGCTCGGGTATCGAGAAGATTTCTTGGATTATTTGAAACAAGTCCGTTTTACGGGAGATGTCTATTCAGTCGTTGAAGGCGAGCTTGTTTTCCAGAATGAACCGCTGATTCGCGTCGAAGCGCCTCTATTAGAAGCGCAATTGGTTGAGACGGCGCTGCTCAATATCGTTAACTATCAAACTTTGATCGCCACTAAAGCAAGCCGCATCAAGCAAGTTGTCGGCACGGAACGCGTCATGGAATTTGGCACGCGACGGGCGCAGGAAATGGATGCGGCAATCTGGGGCACGCGGGCTGCGTATATCGGTGGGTTAGAAGCGACAAGCAATACCCGTGCCGCCAAATTGTTCGGCATTCCAGCAGCAGGCACTCATGCCCACTCAATGATTCAGGCATATAAAGACGAATACGAAGCGTTCCATGCCTATGCGAAGCGTCATCGTGAATGCGTCTTTTTGGTCGATACGTACGATACTTTGAAGTCGGGCTTGCCGATTGCCATCCAAGTGGCGAAAGAACTTGGCGACAAGATCAATTTCCGCGGCATTCGCCTGGACAGCGGCGATATCGCTTTTTTGTCCAAAGAAGCCCGTAAAATGCTGGATGATGCTGGATTTCCGGATACCGAAGTGGTCGTATCGAATGATTTGGACGAGTACACGATCCTCAATTTGAAAGCGCAAGGCGCACGAGTCGATGCATGGGGCATTGGGACAAAACTCATTACTGCCTACGACCAGCCTGCACTCGGGGCTGTCTACAAATTGGTTTCGATCGAAAACAGTGTCGGCGAAATGGAAGACACCATCAAAATTTCTGGCAATGCAGAAAAAGTGACGACCCCTGGATTGAAAAACGTTTACCGGATTATAGATAGGGAAAATGGGAAATCAGAAGGTGATTATATCACCCTACACGATGAAGACCCAGCTTCTGAAGAACGGCTGAAAATGTTCCATCCCGTCCATACCTTTGTCTCGAAGTTCATCACCAATTTTGATGCTGTCAACATCCATCAACAAGTGATCAAGTCAGGGGAAGTGATCTATACGAACCCATCGCTTCAGGAAATCCAACAATATGCGGTAGGGACGCTCGATTTACTATGGGACGAATACAAACGATCGCTCAACCCGGAAGAATACCCAGTTGATTTGAGTGAGAAATGCTGGAATAACAAAATGCGCAACATCCAGGAAGTGCGGGAATCAGTACAGGAATTCATGAACAAATAA
- the nadE gene encoding ammonia-dependent NAD(+) synthetase — translation MSILQQQIIDELKVQPSINPQEEIKRTVNFLKEYLEHHSFLKGFVLGISGGQDSTLAGKLAQMAVDELNEEAGEQVYSFYGVRLPYGVQGDEHDAQDAIRFIEPTKVYTINIKEAVDGSDRALEAEGIKLTDFAKGNEKARERMKAQYSVAAMHNAVVLGTDHAAEAITGFYTKYGDGAADVLPLFRLNKRQGRELLKALGSPEHLYTKAPTADLEEDKPAIPDEVALGITYEQIDDYLEGKEIAEDAREKLEGYYLKTQHKRNLPVTIFDDFWKNN, via the coding sequence ATGTCGATACTACAACAGCAGATCATTGACGAATTGAAAGTACAGCCTTCAATCAATCCGCAGGAAGAAATCAAACGGACGGTCAATTTCCTGAAAGAATATTTAGAGCATCATTCTTTTCTGAAGGGATTTGTACTCGGCATTTCCGGCGGCCAGGATTCGACGCTTGCCGGCAAGCTCGCACAGATGGCCGTTGACGAACTGAATGAGGAAGCTGGCGAGCAAGTATACAGTTTTTACGGTGTGCGTTTGCCATACGGTGTCCAAGGCGATGAACACGATGCACAGGATGCGATCCGATTCATTGAGCCGACTAAAGTGTATACCATCAACATCAAAGAAGCTGTCGATGGAAGCGACCGTGCGCTAGAAGCGGAAGGCATCAAACTGACAGATTTTGCTAAAGGAAACGAAAAAGCGCGCGAACGCATGAAAGCACAATATTCGGTGGCTGCCATGCATAATGCGGTCGTGCTCGGCACCGATCACGCGGCTGAGGCGATTACCGGTTTTTACACAAAATACGGCGACGGCGCAGCAGATGTACTGCCTTTGTTCCGGTTGAATAAGCGGCAGGGTCGTGAACTGCTGAAGGCGCTTGGTTCGCCCGAGCATTTGTATACTAAGGCCCCAACAGCTGATTTAGAGGAAGATAAACCAGCCATTCCAGATGAAGTCGCGCTCGGCATCACCTATGAGCAAATCGACGATTACCTCGAAGGCAAGGAAATTGCTGAAGACGCGCGCGAAAAATTAGAAGGTTATTATTTGAAAACCCAGCATAAACGCAATTTGCCGGTGACGATTTTTGACGATTTCTGGAAAAACAATTAA
- a CDS encoding DUF58 domain-containing protein — translation MIFVLILLFLTFAFAMFQGGFVSWFIFYISVPFIVYSILLSFYPLRNLRAERVVHTPRVQSGHRFSATVTVSRTLPFPLLYTVLEEQAQSARFKVRMAESGQRLLIPGFRHQFSWNYEIGEMPRGEHILEGVVVETADFFGWVKKRQVLPATQSILVYPNTVEMKYRPIGSSFDQGSIAAPYTLVKDTTMASGIRDYQPGDRVSWIHWKSFARTQTMRTKEFEDRQSQDLFLLDDRSPSPVFERQVELIASILTSVVASHASVAYLSPGTPRAFFPLIQSDEQLQRALYHLAKVQDDLDRPIEALVGQDLKQVHVSSLVYVTGSLSRGIVDEIRRNATSLSQCLCFVVTEKGQSLTPEDEQNHQYARSKGFRVKVIEPGNFASAFMEANRS, via the coding sequence ATGATATTTGTGCTCATCCTGCTTTTTTTGACTTTTGCATTTGCCATGTTCCAAGGCGGATTTGTTAGTTGGTTTATCTTTTACATATCTGTGCCTTTTATTGTCTATTCGATTTTGTTGTCATTTTATCCATTGCGGAATTTGCGCGCAGAACGCGTAGTGCATACGCCGCGCGTCCAAAGCGGTCATCGCTTTTCGGCCACGGTCACTGTGAGCCGTACTTTGCCATTTCCGCTGCTGTATACAGTCCTCGAAGAGCAAGCGCAATCTGCGCGTTTTAAGGTTCGCATGGCAGAATCCGGTCAGCGGCTGCTGATTCCAGGGTTCCGCCATCAGTTTTCCTGGAATTACGAAATCGGGGAAATGCCAAGAGGTGAGCACATTTTAGAGGGCGTAGTGGTGGAGACGGCCGATTTTTTTGGATGGGTAAAAAAGCGGCAAGTATTGCCGGCCACACAATCTATACTGGTTTACCCGAATACGGTTGAAATGAAATATCGGCCGATCGGCTCTAGCTTTGACCAAGGCTCGATCGCAGCACCTTACACTTTGGTGAAAGATACAACGATGGCGAGCGGGATCCGTGATTACCAGCCGGGAGACAGGGTTTCGTGGATTCACTGGAAATCGTTTGCGCGGACGCAGACGATGCGCACGAAAGAATTCGAAGACCGTCAATCGCAGGATTTGTTCTTGCTCGATGACCGTTCTCCGTCTCCGGTTTTCGAAAGGCAAGTTGAATTGATTGCCTCGATCCTTACTTCCGTGGTGGCATCCCATGCCAGTGTCGCTTATTTATCGCCCGGCACACCGCGTGCTTTTTTTCCATTGATTCAAAGCGATGAACAATTGCAACGCGCGCTCTATCATTTGGCAAAAGTTCAGGATGATTTAGACCGCCCGATCGAGGCGCTCGTCGGACAGGACTTAAAGCAAGTTCATGTATCAAGCCTAGTTTATGTCACGGGTTCGCTGTCTCGCGGCATAGTTGACGAGATTCGGCGGAATGCGACGAGCTTAAGTCAATGTCTCTGTTTCGTTGTGACAGAAAAAGGGCAATCGCTCACTCCTGAGGACGAACAAAATCATCAATATGCCAGATCAAAAGGGTTTCGTGTCAAAGTAATCGAGCCTGGAAATTTCGCTTCGGCGTTCATGGAGGCGAATCGCTCATGA
- the ilvD gene encoding dihydroxy-acid dehydratase, which produces MKKDLRIKSKVFSEGPMKAPNRAMLRAVGVTDEGFEQPMVGIASTWSEVTPCNIHIDELARAAKKGARQAGAVPFIFNTITVSDGISMGTEGMKYSLSSRDVIADSIETVVGAESLDGLVAIGGCDKNIPGCLIAIANSEVPAVFVYGGTIAAGRYNSQDIDIVSVFEGVGQHNNGTIDDSALRKIECSACPGAGSCGGMYTANTMASAAEAMGMSLPGSSSNPAVSEYKEADCEAAGAAVHNLLELGIYPKDIMTKEAFENAITVVMALGGSTNAILHLLAIAHAAEVDLTIDDFNRLQKTVPHIADLKPSGKYVMQDLHRVGGVQAVMKMLLEAGYLHGDCMTVTGKTVAENLQQAPSLEEGQDVIMPFDNPKRKDGPLIVLKGNLSPTGAVAKVSGVKVNRHTGPARVFDNEKEATAAVMANKINDGDVLVIRYVGPKGGPGMPEMLSISAILVGKGMGESVALLTDGRFSGGTHGLVVGHISPEAQSGGPIALLQEGDMVTIDSDLQEISMDVSEEELEQRRSEWIAPPLHRKGVLGKYAHNVSCSSKGAVTDYLNR; this is translated from the coding sequence ATGAAGAAGGATTTGCGCATCAAGAGTAAAGTTTTTAGCGAAGGGCCGATGAAAGCCCCGAACCGTGCGATGCTGCGTGCGGTTGGCGTGACGGACGAAGGCTTCGAGCAGCCGATGGTCGGCATCGCAAGCACATGGAGCGAAGTCACACCGTGTAATATACATATCGATGAACTGGCGAGAGCCGCTAAAAAAGGTGCGCGACAAGCCGGTGCTGTTCCGTTTATCTTCAATACGATTACCGTTTCTGATGGCATTTCCATGGGGACAGAAGGCATGAAGTATTCGCTATCGAGCCGAGATGTTATCGCTGACTCCATTGAAACCGTTGTCGGTGCAGAAAGCTTGGACGGGCTCGTTGCAATCGGCGGCTGCGATAAAAATATCCCGGGTTGTTTGATTGCCATCGCCAATTCCGAAGTGCCGGCAGTATTTGTCTACGGGGGAACCATCGCAGCAGGTCGCTATAATAGCCAGGATATCGATATCGTGTCTGTGTTCGAAGGTGTTGGCCAGCACAATAATGGCACCATCGACGACTCGGCATTGCGCAAAATCGAATGTAGCGCTTGTCCCGGCGCAGGTTCGTGCGGCGGGATGTACACAGCGAACACGATGGCTTCAGCTGCTGAAGCGATGGGCATGAGTTTGCCGGGAAGCTCCTCGAATCCGGCCGTGTCTGAATACAAAGAAGCGGACTGTGAAGCGGCAGGTGCTGCAGTGCATAATCTTCTGGAGCTTGGCATCTATCCGAAAGACATCATGACAAAAGAAGCGTTCGAAAATGCCATCACGGTCGTCATGGCGCTTGGCGGTTCGACAAATGCGATTCTTCACTTGCTGGCAATCGCTCACGCGGCGGAAGTGGATTTGACGATCGACGACTTCAACCGCTTGCAAAAAACAGTGCCGCATATTGCGGACCTGAAACCAAGCGGCAAGTACGTCATGCAAGACCTTCACCGAGTAGGCGGCGTTCAAGCGGTTATGAAGATGTTGTTGGAAGCGGGTTATTTGCACGGCGATTGCATGACAGTCACCGGAAAAACCGTCGCCGAGAATTTGCAGCAAGCGCCGAGCCTGGAAGAAGGGCAAGACGTCATCATGCCATTCGACAATCCGAAGCGCAAAGACGGCCCGTTGATCGTCTTAAAAGGCAATCTGTCCCCAACAGGCGCCGTTGCTAAAGTGTCTGGTGTAAAAGTCAATCGCCACACGGGCCCAGCACGCGTCTTTGACAATGAAAAAGAAGCAACGGCCGCGGTCATGGCAAACAAAATCAACGACGGCGATGTCTTGGTCATTCGTTATGTCGGTCCCAAAGGCGGTCCGGGCATGCCGGAGATGCTGTCGATTTCAGCAATCCTCGTCGGAAAAGGCATGGGCGAATCTGTTGCATTGCTCACCGATGGGCGTTTCTCTGGCGGCACGCACGGCCTAGTCGTTGGGCATATTTCACCGGAAGCACAATCCGGCGGGCCGATCGCTTTGCTTCAAGAAGGCGACATGGTAACGATCGATTCCGATCTCCAAGAAATCTCTATGGATGTTTCTGAAGAAGAGCTTGAACAGCGCAGAAGCGAATGGATCGCGCCACCGCTCCACCGCAAAGGCGTTCTTGGCAAATATGCACATAATGTCTCTTGTTCTTCTAAAGGAGCCGTGACAGATTATTTAAATCGTTAA
- a CDS encoding AAA family ATPase — MKATERLGKVIDNIEKVIIGKREIAELSLVALLSHGHVLLEDVPGVGKTMLVRALAKSVGADFKRIQFTPDLLPSDVVGVSIYSPKDMQFHFRPGPIMGNIVLADEINRTSPKTQSALLEAMEEASVTTDGVTMQIPKPFFVMATQNPIEYEGTYPLPEAQLDRFLLRVKMGYPTREEEIEVLTRSQSIPPIEELESVLTLEELLELQDEVRTIRVDDTIRAYIVELATQTRRDPYVYLGVSPRGSIALMKAAQAYAMLKGRNYVTPDDIQYLAKPVFGHRIMLRSEARYDGITAEELTERIIAKTRVPVQRLVNQ; from the coding sequence ATGAAAGCGACAGAACGATTAGGAAAAGTCATAGATAATATCGAAAAAGTGATTATCGGAAAACGCGAAATCGCTGAGTTGAGTTTGGTCGCTTTATTATCGCACGGCCATGTTTTGCTGGAAGATGTGCCGGGCGTCGGCAAAACAATGCTGGTGCGTGCGCTGGCAAAATCAGTCGGAGCGGATTTTAAACGTATCCAGTTCACTCCGGATTTGCTGCCTTCAGATGTGGTAGGTGTTTCCATATACAGTCCAAAAGATATGCAATTCCATTTTCGTCCGGGCCCGATTATGGGCAATATCGTCTTAGCGGATGAAATCAACCGGACATCTCCAAAGACCCAGTCAGCATTATTGGAAGCAATGGAAGAAGCTTCAGTGACAACGGATGGCGTAACGATGCAGATTCCCAAGCCGTTCTTCGTGATGGCGACGCAGAATCCGATTGAATACGAAGGGACTTATCCATTACCAGAAGCGCAATTGGATCGTTTCTTACTGAGGGTGAAAATGGGCTATCCGACACGCGAAGAAGAAATTGAGGTATTGACACGTTCTCAGTCCATTCCGCCGATTGAAGAACTGGAATCGGTGCTGACCTTAGAGGAATTGCTGGAGCTGCAGGATGAGGTGCGGACGATTCGCGTCGACGATACCATTCGCGCTTATATTGTCGAGTTGGCCACTCAAACCCGTCGCGACCCTTATGTTTATCTCGGGGTCAGCCCGCGTGGCTCGATTGCCTTGATGAAAGCGGCTCAAGCTTATGCCATGCTCAAAGGGCGTAATTATGTCACGCCGGATGACATTCAATATTTGGCAAAACCTGTTTTTGGCCACCGCATCATGTTGCGCTCGGAAGCCCGTTATGACGGTATTACCGCAGAAGAACTGACAGAGCGCATCATAGCCAAGACGCGTGTTCCTGTGCAAAGGCTTGTAAATCAATGA